The following nucleotide sequence is from Ferruginibacter lapsinanis.
CTGCGGAAATTATCATGAACGCAAAATTGGTTGGCAAAAAACTGGAAGCACTGATCGGCATTCCATTACTAACAGATGCTAATCTGTTAGCATTGCAAAAAAAAATAACTACTATTTTACCGCAGATACTCAATAGCTCGGCAAATATTCTGAGCAATTTTGCTATCATGTTTTTTATATTATACTTTCTATTAATGAACGGCAAAGAAGTAGAAAGATATTTAGAAAAATTCATTCCGTTAAAAGAACAAAATGTTGACCTATTGGGCATTGAGACAAAGAATATGGTAAAGGCCAATGCCATCGGGATTCCAGTGCTTGCGATCATACAAGGTATTGTAGCCGGCATTGGGTATAGCATTTTCGGCGTTAAAGATGTAGTACTCTGGGGATTTTTAACCGGAGTATGTTCCATGATCCCTATAGTTGGTACTGGTATTATATGGGTGCCACTCACCGTATATTTTTTTGCAGTCAATAATATTTCATCGGGTATAGGGCTCCTGGTCTATGCCATCGTACTAATTACTAATATTGATTATGTTGCCAGAATAACAATCTTAAAAAAACTCATCAACGTACATCCTTTAATAACTATTTTTGGGGTGCTGGTTGGTATTGGTTTGTTTGGCTTCTGGGGAGTGATATTTGGCCCTTTGCTGATCAGTTATTTTATTATCCTGATAAAAATCTATATTAACGAGTTTGTGTTGTTGAAAAATGACACGCCATAAATAGTAAGCCTAATCTCCTTCCATATGAGTATCGAAACAGATATTAAACAGTCCAAATTCAGAAACGAATACCAAAAGGTGATCATTAATATTCTCTTTACCTACAATTGGCTGGCCAACCAACACAAGCCTATTTTTGAAAAAGAGGACCTTACCATGCAACAATTTAATATCCTGAGAATATTAAGAGGTAGCAGAGACCCCTTATCTACTCTTCAGATAAGAGAACGCATGCTCGATAAAATGAGTGACACCAGCCGTATTGTTGACAGGCTTGTTATTAAAGGTTTTGCAAAGAAGGTAGTTTGTAAAACAGATAAACGCCTGGTAGATGTAACCATTACTGAGAACGGAAGAAAGATATTAGCCAGGCTGGATAAGCAGGAAGAAAAAATGGATGAGATCGTTAATTCTCTCAGCGAAGCGGAAGCCAAACAATTAAGTAAGTTATTGGATAAAATGAGGAAATCAGACAATTGATCTTTGTAATAAATAATTTTAACCCTGATACAAAAACTCTATAAAAACAACAATGAAACTCTGTACTACAGTTATCTCCATTTTATTATCTCTAACTATCACGGCTCAAAATATAAGAATAAAAAAACAGGATGTATTTATAAATGACTCTCCTTATTGTAAGATCATCGGCAAAACCGGTATCAGTGCTGCCTTAAGTAATGAACA
It contains:
- a CDS encoding AI-2E family transporter, whose protein sequence is MPSIFNNRLRQITLLLIIILLAGLLLQQLYIFLPGFLGAITLYILLRERYFHLTIKKGWGKTITALLFIFASLILIAVPIYFSIVLLTHKISMLINNPAEIIMNAKLVGKKLEALIGIPLLTDANLLALQKKITTILPQILNSSANILSNFAIMFFILYFLLMNGKEVERYLEKFIPLKEQNVDLLGIETKNMVKANAIGIPVLAIIQGIVAGIGYSIFGVKDVVLWGFLTGVCSMIPIVGTGIIWVPLTVYFFAVNNISSGIGLLVYAIVLITNIDYVARITILKKLINVHPLITIFGVLVGIGLFGFWGVIFGPLLISYFIILIKIYINEFVLLKNDTP
- a CDS encoding MarR family winged helix-turn-helix transcriptional regulator, which encodes MSIETDIKQSKFRNEYQKVIINILFTYNWLANQHKPIFEKEDLTMQQFNILRILRGSRDPLSTLQIRERMLDKMSDTSRIVDRLVIKGFAKKVVCKTDKRLVDVTITENGRKILARLDKQEEKMDEIVNSLSEAEAKQLSKLLDKMRKSDN